The genomic interval AAGCTGTGGACACAGGTATATGACCGCCTGTTGGCATCCAACGCCTTGGATCCCCCGCCGGATGTTTGGGGCGGCTACGGCAATCAAGTGTCTGTAAGGCCCCGAGTCGGACAGGGAATCTTCCGAACTAGAGTGGCTGATGCGTACGAACGGCAGTGTGCTGTAACGCGAGAGAAGACATTCCCGGCGCTTGAGGCAGCCCACATCCGGCCATTCAAGGAGGATCCACGGCACTATGTCAGAAATGGACTATTGCTGCGCTCCGATATTCACAGACTGTTTGATGCTGGCTACGTGACCGTCAGCCCGGACTACCGGTTTAAAGTAAGCGGGTACATCCACAAGGATTTTAACAACGGTAAGCAGTACTATAAACTCCATGGGGAAAAGCTGTGGATACCTGGGCGCCCGGAAAAGCAGCCAAACCGAGAACACCTGGAGTGGCACAATGAAAATCGGTACCGGGGGTAAATTGAGGTGATCAACTCACCTCCAGTTGGCAGAGATCGTATCAACTAGTTGTGATTGGAAGGAAGACGAGAGTTTTCGAAGTCTTGCAACTGCCGTGCGAGTGGATTTGGCGGAAGGGCTGCAAACGGCCAGTATTCCGTTTGATGCACCAAACTCATCAATAGAGATGCGATGTAATTCGCAAATACAGGCCCGTTCCGTTCGGATCAATTGGGGAACTGCGGGGGGCAAGATTTCCCTGTCGGAGACTTTCCTGAATATGTGCTTTGCGAACGACGTCAAACACGTTACTGATACCAAAAGTAATCGTCCAGGAATCATGAGGAGCATATCCGATTTCGGCATCAAGAATCCAGGAGCTCGGAAATTCATCCAGAACCTCCACCCCGTCTATGCGACAAGTAGAACTGCCGAAGCGGCAATGCTGCCAACTGTCAAACCAGTTTACACGTAGCAATCCAGACCACTGGTTCGCTACCTGCCGGTAAGTCACCACGATGCGGTGTCTTGGATTCAGGCGTTCAAGCTCAATCCGTCGCTGGCGAGTAAGCAAGCCAAGCGTCAGGGGATTCTCGAGGGTTTCACCCAGAAAACTGGTGATCTGCCTAGGAGATGTAAAATGAGTAAGTTCTGTAGCTGTCCAGTTCCATGCAATGCTCCCAAAAGAAGCATGCGTACGGCTCCACTCATGCTCCCCCGCCAATAAAAGATCCAATCCATTGGTGCGGGTGCTGAAATCGTTCGAATAAAATCGGACTTCACGGATGTTGGTAACTCCTCCCAATAGATCCTTCGAATCTATAATCTGCACGATCTCGTCCGTGATTGGAATATTGCCCGTAAGCGAAAGCCGATCCTCAAATTTGATATTGAAAAAGTCAGCCGTCAGCGTGAGTCCTTCTCGAAGCTCGACAACCAACCCTGACGATATACTGCGTGCGAGCTCGGGTGTCAGAAGTTCGCCTCCCAATGCTTCTGCAATTGGATGCGTTGACGGTAAGAGGCCCACCTCAATGAGTCCTTTTTCTTTTGAAAATCCGGTCGTTCGGAAGACATTCAGATTCGCTTGTCCGGGAGTCGGCGCACGGAATCCCGTACTCGCCGCCGCACGTAACGAAATTCGATCAGTTGCCCGATAAAGAACTGCTGCCTTCCCATTGAGTGTTCCTCCAAAATCAGTGGTATAGTTTTCGTACCGCACCGCAACATTGCCCAAGAATCGCTGAGTAAGATCCGCCTCGGCATCAACGTAAACAGCAATGTTCGGGCGTATCCATCGACCGGCGAAGATCGGATTCAGACCCTGATACCCATTCGCTCCAACGCTGAACCCTTGATCTGCATAGGGACCCACTTGCCAGGAAAGTGGGTCTCCAGCACGGCTCTCAAAAATTTCCGTGCGCCAGGTTGCCCCCCAAGCCAAGTTAATCGGGGAAGAAAGTTGCCGAATCGCTAAAGGAATTGAGAAAGCTGCAGATACCTCCGCTTCCTGCTGAAAATATGAGCGGGGCTTAAATGAATTCGGCGTGTCCGGGCCAAAAGAAGCGTTGACCGAATTATACAGGAAATAATCAATCAGACTCCGTGCACCGCTTACACTGACATCCCAGTTCAGTCCATCCTGTCGCCCTCCACGTAAACCTGTTACGAGACTAAGATCATAAACATCTCCCCCGAACCGGGGCGTAAATCCGCCCGGAAACATCTCGTTGAACAAAAAGCATTCACCCTTGAATTCTGAGATAAATGCCTGGACTTCCTGATTTGAAGCATTCAGTCCCGGTAATCTGTCATCATTTTTGCAGTCGGGACCCTGATCCGGTTTCAGGTCAATGACTGCACGCTCCGTACCAAAACGAAATACACTGGTGCGAGCGGTTTCCGTACCGGGTGCACGGAAAAAAAAGCCATATTCTTCAGTTCTTCGTCCACCGCCACCAAAGGCATAGGCTCGGATCCTGGGGGTTACATCCAGTCCAGCATTAAAGAACCCGATGATGCTATGGCTTACTTCAGGACTTCCCCAAATCTGGGCAGGATTATTTACGGGGTAACCCCGCTCGGTCAGTACTCCTGCATCTTCGCGTTGGACACTCCGAACTGTCGACTGTACATCCCTGTACTCGGCACTTAGATTCAAAAAACCGTTCCTGGGTAAAGAAAATCCCGCATTCGTCGCCAGATGGACATAGCGCCCGTCTCCTCTTGAATATTGTCCCGTCCGTAAAAGGGAACGTACCCCCTGTTGATCTTCCCGTAGTTGCAGATTGAACACACCAGCTACAGCATCGGCACCGTACTGGGCCGTCGCACCATCGCGGAGAATCTCCAATTGACGCAAGGCAATTGTGGGAACCATATTGAGATCTGGTCCCTGTGCTCCTTTATTCAGAGAGCTTCCAGAAAGTGCAATGGAGGCGGATCGATGACGTCGCTTGCCGTTTACCAGTACAATCACGTTATCGGTGGGCAGGCCGCGCAGCGTAGCTGGGCGCACAATGGCGGCTTCATCACCCGTATAGCTCTGAAGATTATAAGATGGGATCTGTGAGCGTAGGATCTGATCTACGTCCGTCGTAGCAAGTGATTGAAGATCCGAAACTCCAAGTACATCAACCGGCACTGCAGAGTCTTTCAGGAGTCTGGGCTGGCGCCGAGAGCCCACAATGACAACTTCATCTAAACCGAAGATCGCCGGCATCAAGATGACATTGATCTCCTCTGTGTTTGAAGACAGGACCACCTCCTGCGTTTGATATCCGATAAATCGGAATACAAGCGTCGCGTCAGAAGTCGGGACCTGAAGCGTATAGCTTCCATCCACGGCGGCTGTGGTTCCGAGTGTGGTCCCGCGAACCGCTATAGTCACTCCCGGCAAAGGTGTAGCGGTCTCCCCATCGGTAACTGTACCTCGGACCGTTACCTGTGAACTTGCAACAGATGCCGTACCAAGAAATGCCAACAAAAAGAGCCCAAAATATCTAGCCGCTACCGTCATTTTCTAGTCGGGAATGAAGGATGAGTGGAAGAAAGGTATATACCACGCTACCAGGTATACTTTGTATTCTTTAGCTACAGATTACAATTAGGACAAATTCCCCAGGAAGCGTCCATGATTTATCGTAGCCACGCCATGACCGGCCTTGGACTACAAACTTCTTTGGAGTGTTCCTGTGTCTACACACCGGGGACATCCAGTTATGCCTGGAAATGCACACCCTCCGCCAGATTTGACCAATGCATACCTTGCCCCTGAATTTGCTCCAGTGCCAGGCTTGATGGCATAGCCCGCTGATTCATTCACATCATTCGAATTCCCAACAACTCAGAAATATGGCGGTAAGAGAAGAACACAGGTTCCCATGCGTATGACCCGTGTCGCCCCCTTGATCCTTGTCCTTGCAGTTTCTCATGCAACGGCTACACACGCACAATTCTTGGGATGTCCCCTGATTGATCAGATTACTTTGGAGGACTGTCAGGTTCTGGAAAAACTATTCTACGATACCGATGGATTCAACTGGCGGAATGTGCGCGGATGGCTTCGAACGAATCAGCCGTGTGACTGGTACGGGATCACTTGTCAATCGTCTGCCTGGCCCAGAGATATCATACATATTGATCTGTCTGGAAACGACCTCACCGGTACACTTCCGGGAGACCTGGCTTTCCTTTCAGAATTGCGATCAATCCGCATTGACAATACTGGTCCGGGGGTCCGCCAGAAAAAATTGATCAATCAGATCCCGGCGTCACTCGGAGATCTGGAACACCTAGAAGTTCTATTGCTCGGCAATAATGCCTTTTCCGGTACGATCCCGGTGGAACTGGGAAACCTGACCAACCTTCGTGAACTGAGTCTGGGAGACAATAAACTGGAAGGCTCCGTACCCGAAAGATTCGGACAACTCACACAGCTACAGCACCTGGATCTCCGTGGAAACAACTTCGGCGGAGCTATCCCCGATTCCTTCCGTCACCTCATCAAACTTGAACATCTCGACCTGAGTCAGAACCTCTTTAACGGCAATCTTCCAACCTGGCTGGGAGACCTGAACGCGCTCAAGTTTCTTGATGTCAGCAATAACATGTTTTCTGGAACCCTGCCCGAAGAATTGATTCAACTGGATCAGCTCGTATGGCTCTCACTTGCCAACAATGATCTGGAAGGGGCGCTTTCTCTAAAAACGGCTACGTACGCCGCCGGGATTACCAATTGCCACCTGGAAGGCAATCACATTTGCATTCCAGATGCACCCCCCTATGCGGACCTTCATCAGGTTTGTTCACTCTCGCAGCAAAGTACATGCAAAGTATGCCGGGGTTCAGATTGCCAAAGCCTCGAATCTGTATACTATGAGACCAGTGGGGCCTCTTGGATACAAAGTGAGGGATGGCTTGCCAGCTCAGATCCATGTGACTGGCATGGCATAAGCTGCCACAATGAAGCGATCACCAGCATTGTCCTGGCGGATAACGATCTTACGGGAGATCTGCCCCAAGCCTTTTCATCTCTACGAAACCTCCAAGTACTCAACCTCTCGAAAAACACCCTTCAGGGGAATATTCCTCAAGAATATGCCGGACTGAGTCAACTCGTGGCCCTTGACCTCAGCAACAACGAACTCACCGGAATACTGCCCTTGGAAGTGGCAGCACTCGGCGCGACGTTAAATGAGTGTAACCTGTCAGATAATGCTGGACTCTGCCTACCTGATACTGCTTCGTATGCAGCACTGAATGCAAACCCGATCTGTCAATTGCCATTGCGCAAAGATTGCCTGGGCTATGACTTTGTCGTGTTCAGTGAGTTGCGTGCGATCCTAGGGGAACGGTCTGTTCAACTTGTATGGTCGACAACCCAGTCATCGGTTGGAATTACATTTGTGATTGAGCGCATTGAGCCACTTGAAATTCTTGCTGAAGTGTCTGGAAATGCACAAGTGCCGGGTAGCTTTGTCCACACCATTGACAACCTGGACCCTGGACAGTATTCATTCCAAATCCGGCAGGTCACCGCATCCGGTGCCTACAGAGTCTCCGAGCCCATCACCGTTGAACTCTATGCGGAAGACCTGGTGATCTACGCCCCCTATCCAAATCCCTTCTCCGCCGAGACTGTACTGGAGTTTACGTCTGGAACATCTGGATCGGTCGAAATCGTATTGTACGACCTTGTGGGGCGCCGAATCCAGACACTTTTCAGTGGAACACCTGCACTGCACCAGCGCACACGCATTATACTCGACACGAAAGGCCTGCCCAGCGGAACCTACTTCATTCACAGCTTCCTTGACGGTCGCCCGATCTCCTCAGAGCAAGTCTCACGCATCCGGTAATTATTTCCCGGACAACATCCTGTGAATAACCTCTTCTACTTTGTCTGGTCGTTCGTGATGGATGTAGGAGCCATGATCCAGGGTCACATGCGTGCCCATGGGCATCTTCTCCACCCACGAAGCATGAAACCTGCTCCATGCCTCGCGCCCTTCTCGAGACTCCCCAATCCAACTAGTAGGATCAGACACGCGTTCTGCCGTCAAGATCACGGTGGGCACCGAAGGTGCAGACGACAACCCTGGATCCACCTGCTCGTCAATTATTTCGGCATAAATCTTGAACTCCTGGCCTGTTCCTCCCGGCAACATAGACTGAAAGCGTTTGACACGACCCCAGTATGACTGCCACGCCTCTACATCCAGCCCCTTCCATATCTCGGCCTGCTTTTCGTGGTCAGGGTCAATGAGAACCAGGCCGCGCACCTGTTCGGTATATAAATCCACAAACCGACGGGCAATAAATGCACCCTCTGCGTGAGCCACAAGCAAATAAGGCGCGGGAGCATTGATACTCTGCAACAAGTCTCTCAGCTCAGATGCCATCTGATCCAGAGTACGGGGCATGGAGGATATCTTTGATAAACCCAGACCGGGCCGATCATACGCAACCGTGCGAAGATTCTGTGCCAGATTCTGGTGAAGTACCTCCCAAGTGGTAAGGTTATCCCCCAACCCTGCAATTAGCACCACCGTCTCTGGACCCGTACCTGCATCAATATAATTCACATCAAGGCCGTTCAGCACCGCGGTACTCCCCTTCGGATAGGCTTCCCCTAGCCGCCATTCTTCGGGCTCCGAATCCGTACCCTCCTGCAGCCCGGAAATATTTCTGAACGTCATCTCATCCAGAGTTAACGCGTCTCTGTCGGAGCCGGGAGGTGCCATGATCGCCCCTCCATAACCTCCCCACGGATCTGCACATACACCATGATACACCCCGTCGGGAAGACGTGCCAACGTACATGGCAACTCGAACGAGGGCTCCCATACAAAGAACAGGCTGTCTGCACTTACCCGTACATCTCTGAACTGAAAGGGGCCATATTCCTCCACCACAAGCGTGATCTGCAAACCATCATCCTCGTTCCGAACCTTATAGGTCACCTCCATGGTCCGACCGTTCCAATGAATAATCCGCCCGACCCAGTCCCCATCCTGAATGATCTGGGACTCTGCCCCAAAACTTGAACTAACCGCTATCGCGACAATCAGTAGTACTCGCTTCCACATATTCATTTTGATCCATTGTATCGAGCTGTTCCAGATAGTTTTGAGCAGCAGTGTTTCGTGGCTCTCTTTCCAGGAGTTCCGTCCACACAGTGCGCGCCTCGTCAAACCTGCTCCCCTGCGCATATACGATTCCTAAATTCAGTCTGGCTGCACTCAAATCCGGGTCTGCCCGCAAGATTGCTTCAAATCTCCTGGCCGCCTCGCTCAGATCCCCACACTCCATATAAAGCGTGGCAAGGTTCGTTTGCATATACAGCGCAAGCCCCGGGGGAACTTGAATCGTCAGCCCATTCTTATACGCCTCAATCGCACGGCCGTACCTCTTGGACTCCCGAAGTCGATTCCCCAGTTCGATCCAGTTGGCCGGTGAAGTGGGATCATTATTGATCGCATTCTGAGCTTCATTAACACGCTGCTGGAGTTGCTGGGCTTCATCCGCCCGTGCAAAATAAGTCTCCGCCTCCGCCTCTCGCCCGAGCCGCATGTAGACTTGTCCGAGATTGAATTGTGCGCCGTGATGCCATGTCCATTCTTTCGCTACAGGCTCAAGATAGGGGAGTGCTGCTTCAGCGGAGTCGAGTCGAAAGTACTGCGTCCCCACGATATATTGATAGTCCAAATCATCCGGGCGTAGTTTGAGACCATTCAAAGACGCCTCCAGTGCACCTTCCAGATCCCCGGTTTCCTCCAGCAGTTGCCCAAGCCACATATAGGTTGTCGTATGTTCCGGATCCAACGATAATGCCTGTTCATACGCAGCCTCCGCGCTATCTGGCACACCAATCCTGGCATAGGCTCGACCCAATTCATGATAGAGAGCAGTGGTCGGGCCAACTTCAAGTTCCTCTTCCAGATAATAATTTATTGCATCACGGAGCTTCCCCCGACGGAAGCTGTTCAGCCCCATATCGAATCGCGCACCCGCATACTCCGGGTCAATCTCCAGGACGACCTGATAGGCAGCCTGTGCCACCTGCAACTGATTGAGCTGCGTGTAGATCTTGCCCCGTAAAAAGTGAAGATCAGCCAGATCCGGCACAAAGGCTTCTGCACTGTCCGTGTAGGCCAGCGCCAACTCATACACCCCTCGGGAAAATGCCCCTTCTGCCTCAACCATGTACCTGCCAACCCGCGGAGAGAGGCTGTTCCGCTGCTTCTGGGCAATCCCGACCGGTTCACGGCAACCGGATACCAAGATAAACAGGCAAAGCAAAAGGATGCCTGTCGCACCCTTGTAGGCCTGCCGGGCTCCATGTGTAGAATTCCATGACTTCAGTGCTGCCCCAGCGGCTTCTTCTCCCGCTGAATATGTGCTCTTTTCTACTTGCATCGATGGCTTGGTAAGATGATACCGTCTATGATCCTTCCACCAGTGTAATCGTTCCGGCTGGTATGGCGGTGCGGCTCATGAAACCGCCGTTTGGCCATCGCACCTCCAATGAATCCACGGACTCCGCCACGCCCAGACCAAACAATGGCCACCGTTGGCTCTGGGAAAGATAACTCGTACCGGTCCGCACATAGCGCTCCTGCCACTTCCCATTGACATGTACACGAACAAGGCTCCCGACCGCATCCCGATTGCTCTCGGAGCCGACTAACTTTACGGTCAGTGAATTCCCGTAGGACGTATCATTTCGCCAGAGGTGTGCGGGTCCACCATTCTCCGTGATGAGCAGATCTGGATCCCCGTCCTGATCATAGTCTGCCCACGCCGCCCCCCGGGCCAACATGAATTCTGAGAGAACACCGGTCGGCTCCGCCTCGGAAAACCGCCCCTCTCCCTCATTGACATACAGCTGCGACCGCTGCCGGAAGGTAACCCCTTCTTCCACCTCTCCAATATCCTCTGTAATGTGGCCATTAGCAGTGACTAAATCCAGGTCTTCATCAAGATCAAAATCAGCCAGCAACAGTCCAAAGGTCAGTGTACGCAGGCTGGGCCGTCCGATTTGGGAAACCGCGGCCCGTTCGGTAAAGATTCCGTTGCCCAAATGTCGGTAGACACCCACCATTTCGCCTGAAAAATGTCCTATGAATACCGTCTCTCCACCGGTATGGTCCACCACGCCAATATCAATTCCCATTCCGGCGCGTGCACGCCCGGTTTCATCGAACGCAATCCCACTGACCACGCCCTTCTCAATAAACGTCCCATCCCCCTGGTTTTCAAACAGGAGATCCCGCTGAGTATCATTCGCAACAATCAAATCCGGCCATCCATCCCGGTTGTAGTCCATAGCCGCAGCCCCAAGCGTTTTGCCGGGCAAACCGACAAAATCATCTGACCTCTCTTCAAATGTACCGTCCCCTCGATTCCGGTAATAGCGTCCCGAGATTCCCTCATACTGCTCCGGGGTGCAATAGGATTTCTTATCCCCTACCCGTGTGCAGTAAATATCCTCTTCAGGAGTCCAGTAAACATAATTCCCGATGTATAAATCCAGAAATCCATCTCGATCCGCATCCAGAAACACACTGGCACTGCTCCACTCGCTATATCCTCCCAGTCCTGCTTCCTGACTGACTTCGCGAAAAACTCCTCCTTCATTGCGAAGCAGAAGATTCTCATACAACGCGGTCACAAATACATCGGGGTCGCCATCATTATCGTAATCTGCGACACTCACACCAAATGCATAGCTCTGAAGAGGTTGCAGACCAGCCTCTTGGGTCACTTCTGTGAATTGCCCGCCCCCGTTGCCGCGATACAGACGGATTGAGGGTTGTGAGATCGCTCCCTGCGTCGAAAACACACTGCCAGAGATCAACATAATATCCAGTATGTCATCGCCATCATAATCGAGAAAACCCCCTCCTGCCCCCATCGTCTCTGGAAACCATTTATCTCCAAAAGCTCCGGTTTCGTGCAGGAAGTCTCCCAGACCGGCAGACGCGGTCACATCCGTAAATACAATCGGGGGGGCCTGCTGGATCTCTTCTGAAATCTGCAGATCAGGGGTGGACTGACTGCATGCTCCGAAAACGAGAAGCAGGACCATCCCTCCAATTCGAATCATTCCCTTACAGTTCATCCTCTAAAACGTGTATCGTGGTGTCGGTTGGTAATCCATAAACCCGGGTCTCTAGGCCGCTTGGCCAATGAACATAAAGGCTGTCTGGCACCCCCTGAAGTCCAAAGAAGGCGGCAGACTCCGAATGGGACAAATAGCTGGAACCCGAACGAATACGCCGCACCTGCATGTGTCCACGACTCCACAGGTGGATCTGTGCACCGTATGCATTGCGATTACTCCTTGTACCTGTGAGTTCAACCCGGAGCCAAGTTCCTCCCTCAGACTCATTCCGCCATAAATGTGCGGGGCCATTGTTCTCAATCAGGAGAACATCTAGATCACCATCACGGTCATAGTCCCCTGTAGCCAACCCCCGACCAACAAAGGACGCTGCCAGTGGTCCACTCGGCGCCATCTCTGTAAACATGCCTGCTCCATCGTTCAAAAATAATTGTGGGCGCTGCCGAAAGGTGACTCCGTCCACAATCTGAGCAATATGTGTCTGTACATGACCATTGGCAATCAGTACGTCCAGATCTGTGTCTAGATCAACATCAAAGAGTACAAGGCCAAAGGTGAGGGTCTTAAGGCTGGGCTGCCCTATCCTTGATGCGGCTGCACGATCATTGAACATGCCATTGCCGATATGCCGATAGACCCCTACCATCTCATCTGAAAAGTTGCCGACAAAGATAGATGGTTCCCCTGAGTCATCCACCACTCCAATATCAACGCCCATGCCGGCTCGCGGCTTCCCATGCTGATCA from Rhodothermaceae bacterium carries:
- a CDS encoding TonB-dependent receptor, coding for MTVAARYFGLFLLAFLGTASVASSQVTVRGTVTDGETATPLPGVTIAVRGTTLGTTAAVDGSYTLQVPTSDATLVFRFIGYQTQEVVLSSNTEEINVILMPAIFGLDEVVIVGSRRQPRLLKDSAVPVDVLGVSDLQSLATTDVDQILRSQIPSYNLQSYTGDEAAIVRPATLRGLPTDNVIVLVNGKRRHRSASIALSGSSLNKGAQGPDLNMVPTIALRQLEILRDGATAQYGADAVAGVFNLQLREDQQGVRSLLRTGQYSRGDGRYVHLATNAGFSLPRNGFLNLSAEYRDVQSTVRSVQREDAGVLTERGYPVNNPAQIWGSPEVSHSIIGFFNAGLDVTPRIRAYAFGGGGRRTEEYGFFFRAPGTETARTSVFRFGTERAVIDLKPDQGPDCKNDDRLPGLNASNQEVQAFISEFKGECFLFNEMFPGGFTPRFGGDVYDLSLVTGLRGGRQDGLNWDVSVSGARSLIDYFLYNSVNASFGPDTPNSFKPRSYFQQEAEVSAAFSIPLAIRQLSSPINLAWGATWRTEIFESRAGDPLSWQVGPYADQGFSVGANGYQGLNPIFAGRWIRPNIAVYVDAEADLTQRFLGNVAVRYENYTTDFGGTLNGKAAVLYRATDRISLRAAASTGFRAPTPGQANLNVFRTTGFSKEKGLIEVGLLPSTHPIAEALGGELLTPELARSISSGLVVELREGLTLTADFFNIKFEDRLSLTGNIPITDEIVQIIDSKDLLGGVTNIREVRFYSNDFSTRTNGLDLLLAGEHEWSRTHASFGSIAWNWTATELTHFTSPRQITSFLGETLENPLTLGLLTRQRRIELERLNPRHRIVVTYRQVANQWSGLLRVNWFDSWQHCRFGSSTCRIDGVEVLDEFPSSWILDAEIGYAPHDSWTITFGISNVFDVVRKAHIQESLRQGNLAPRSSPIDPNGTGLYLRITSHLY
- a CDS encoding tetratricopeptide repeat protein: MQVEKSTYSAGEEAAGAALKSWNSTHGARQAYKGATGILLLCLFILVSGCREPVGIAQKQRNSLSPRVGRYMVEAEGAFSRGVYELALAYTDSAEAFVPDLADLHFLRGKIYTQLNQLQVAQAAYQVVLEIDPEYAGARFDMGLNSFRRGKLRDAINYYLEEELEVGPTTALYHELGRAYARIGVPDSAEAAYEQALSLDPEHTTTYMWLGQLLEETGDLEGALEASLNGLKLRPDDLDYQYIVGTQYFRLDSAEAALPYLEPVAKEWTWHHGAQFNLGQVYMRLGREAEAETYFARADEAQQLQQRVNEAQNAINNDPTSPANWIELGNRLRESKRYGRAIEAYKNGLTIQVPPGLALYMQTNLATLYMECGDLSEAARRFEAILRADPDLSAARLNLGIVYAQGSRFDEARTVWTELLEREPRNTAAQNYLEQLDTMDQNEYVEASTTDCRDSG
- a CDS encoding T9SS type A sorting domain-containing protein — encoded protein: MRMTRVAPLILVLAVSHATATHAQFLGCPLIDQITLEDCQVLEKLFYDTDGFNWRNVRGWLRTNQPCDWYGITCQSSAWPRDIIHIDLSGNDLTGTLPGDLAFLSELRSIRIDNTGPGVRQKKLINQIPASLGDLEHLEVLLLGNNAFSGTIPVELGNLTNLRELSLGDNKLEGSVPERFGQLTQLQHLDLRGNNFGGAIPDSFRHLIKLEHLDLSQNLFNGNLPTWLGDLNALKFLDVSNNMFSGTLPEELIQLDQLVWLSLANNDLEGALSLKTATYAAGITNCHLEGNHICIPDAPPYADLHQVCSLSQQSTCKVCRGSDCQSLESVYYETSGASWIQSEGWLASSDPCDWHGISCHNEAITSIVLADNDLTGDLPQAFSSLRNLQVLNLSKNTLQGNIPQEYAGLSQLVALDLSNNELTGILPLEVAALGATLNECNLSDNAGLCLPDTASYAALNANPICQLPLRKDCLGYDFVVFSELRAILGERSVQLVWSTTQSSVGITFVIERIEPLEILAEVSGNAQVPGSFVHTIDNLDPGQYSFQIRQVTASGAYRVSEPITVELYAEDLVIYAPYPNPFSAETVLEFTSGTSGSVEIVLYDLVGRRIQTLFSGTPALHQRTRIILDTKGLPSGTYFIHSFLDGRPISSEQVSRIR
- a CDS encoding alpha/beta hydrolase — translated: MRRGAGLTRRALCGRNSWKESHETLLLKTIWNSSIQWIKMNMWKRVLLIVAIAVSSSFGAESQIIQDGDWVGRIIHWNGRTMEVTYKVRNEDDGLQITLVVEEYGPFQFRDVRVSADSLFFVWEPSFELPCTLARLPDGVYHGVCADPWGGYGGAIMAPPGSDRDALTLDEMTFRNISGLQEGTDSEPEEWRLGEAYPKGSTAVLNGLDVNYIDAGTGPETVVLIAGLGDNLTTWEVLHQNLAQNLRTVAYDRPGLGLSKISSMPRTLDQMASELRDLLQSINAPAPYLLVAHAEGAFIARRFVDLYTEQVRGLVLIDPDHEKQAEIWKGLDVEAWQSYWGRVKRFQSMLPGGTGQEFKIYAEIIDEQVDPGLSSAPSVPTVILTAERVSDPTSWIGESREGREAWSRFHASWVEKMPMGTHVTLDHGSYIHHERPDKVEEVIHRMLSGK
- a CDS encoding HNH endonuclease, producing MNGYVAVTEQAWFEHLRMLSRRRGVDEVNFWRPNIGGGRFGVLQRGEPLLFKLKSPANAIAGGGFFEHYSELSISLAWQAFGEKNGASNLEAFQQRTSRFRQDRPKLWEDYTIGCILLAAPFFWPKKDWIPQPENWKGPIQQGRRYDLKSGIGKKLWTQVYDRLLASNALDPPPDVWGGYGNQVSVRPRVGQGIFRTRVADAYERQCAVTREKTFPALEAAHIRPFKEDPRHYVRNGLLLRSDIHRLFDAGYVTVSPDYRFKVSGYIHKDFNNGKQYYKLHGEKLWIPGRPEKQPNREHLEWHNENRYRG
- a CDS encoding CRTAC1 family protein; the protein is MNCKGMIRIGGMVLLLVFGACSQSTPDLQISEEIQQAPPIVFTDVTASAGLGDFLHETGAFGDKWFPETMGAGGGFLDYDGDDILDIMLISGSVFSTQGAISQPSIRLYRGNGGGQFTEVTQEAGLQPLQSYAFGVSVADYDNDGDPDVFVTALYENLLLRNEGGVFREVSQEAGLGGYSEWSSASVFLDADRDGFLDLYIGNYVYWTPEEDIYCTRVGDKKSYCTPEQYEGISGRYYRNRGDGTFEERSDDFVGLPGKTLGAAAMDYNRDGWPDLIVANDTQRDLLFENQGDGTFIEKGVVSGIAFDETGRARAGMGIDIGVVDHTGGETVFIGHFSGEMVGVYRHLGNGIFTERAAVSQIGRPSLRTLTFGLLLADFDLDEDLDLVTANGHITEDIGEVEEGVTFRQRSQLYVNEGEGRFSEAEPTGVLSEFMLARGAAWADYDQDGDPDLLITENGGPAHLWRNDTSYGNSLTVKLVGSESNRDAVGSLVRVHVNGKWQERYVRTGTSYLSQSQRWPLFGLGVAESVDSLEVRWPNGGFMSRTAIPAGTITLVEGS